One window of Centropristis striata isolate RG_2023a ecotype Rhode Island chromosome 21, C.striata_1.0, whole genome shotgun sequence genomic DNA carries:
- the LOC131959979 gene encoding 5-hydroxytryptamine receptor 3A-like, with the protein MMLAALLFLLSLTGGSVSNHSAPPELLDDQQESNNSFEESNCTDRDVYRSLNINKSTMIRPGRYGSPTKVKLDVLYAAIIEVNEKDQKFVSSLWITMRWYDESLSWQGWKFCGIYGISLSNTLVWKPDLLIEEMIKMDHTLKSSYIWLDWDGEIYQSMSVVVTSACKMEVYKFPFDVQSCNLSFKSITHSARHLTFTLYNDPNRTKEWTKEMMETGSEWLFQDFKTDNKTRDKFGLYRSMVVYTIIMKRRSVLYVANFLLPVLFFFCLDLASFLISDSGGEKLSFKVTVLLAVTVMQLILNEILPSTSDSVPLIAIYCIGMFGLMMISLFETILVIYLIEKDNEADEDQIPKSEDCEDKRSKVSCCSKKLKKWTHCARVCDVSVDEPPSELLSATKEGSSRELTEESVALEKLSDEMKEVIQLLNSREEAGKIGYWTRVAKTINKVFVILYVTVAIVFLVVMFSLWNS; encoded by the exons GTGGAAGTGTCTCAAATCATTCAGCGCCACCAGAACTTCTTGATGATCAACAGGAATCCAATAACAGCTTTGAGGAAA GTAACTGCACTGATCGGGATGTTTATAGGAGCTTGAACATCAACAAATCTACCATGATTCGGCCTGGTAGATATGGATCACCCACAAAAGTAAAACTGGATGTTCTATACGCTGCCATTATCGAAGTG aaCGAGAAGGACCAGAAATTTGTTTCCTCTCTTTGGATTACTATG AGGTGGTACGATGAATCCCTTAGTTGGCAAGGCTGGAAGTTCTGTGGTATATACGGAATTTCTCTTTCTAATACATTAGTGTGGAAGCCAGATCTTTTAATTGAAGAGAT GATAAAGATGGACCATACCCTGAAGAGTTCTTATATCTGGCTTGACTGGGACGGTGAAATCTATCAAAGTATGAGCGTGGTGGTGACCAGCGCCTGCAAGATGGAAGTTTACAAATTTCCCTTCGATGTTCAGAGTTGCAACCTGTCTTTCAAATCTATCACACACAGTG CCAGGCATCTGACGTTTACGCTTTATAATGACCCCAATCGGACCAAAGAATGGACGAAGGAGATGATGGAGACAGGGTCAGAGTGGCTGTTTCAAGACTTTAAAACTGATAACAAAACTCGGGACAAGTTTGGTTTATATCGAAGCATGGTGGTTTACACT ATCATCATGAAGAGGCGATCTGTCCTCTATGTCGCCAACTTCTTGCTGCCCGtgttgttcttcttctgtctggacTTGGCCTCCTTCCTGATCTCAGACAGTGGGGGAGAGAAGCTCAGCTTCAAGGTCACTGTGCTGCTCGCTGTAACTGTGATGCAGCTTATTCTCAATGAGATTCTGCCCTCCACTTCAGACAGCGTTCCACTTATAG CTATCTACTGCATTGGGATGTTTGGTTTGATGATGATCAGCCTCTTTGAGACTATATTGGTGATATATCTGATTGAGAAAGACAACGAGGCTGATGAAGACCAAATACCAAAGAGTGAGGATTGTGAAGATAAACGGAGCAAAGTCAGCTGCTGTTCTAAAA AGCTGAAGAAATGGACTCACTGTGCTCGTGTTTGTGATGTGTCTGTTGATGAACCTCCATCTGAACTGCTGTCAGCAACCAAAGAG GGCAGCAGCAGAGAACTGACGGAGGAGTCCGTTGCCTTGGAGAAGCTCTCAGATGAGATGAAGGAGGTGATTCAGCTCCTTAACAGCAGGGAGGAAGCAGGAAAGATCGGCTACTGGACCAGAGTGGCTAAAACAATCAACAAAGTTTTCGTAATTTTGTATGTCACAGTGGCCATTGTGTTCTTAGTtgttatgttttcattatggAACAGTTAA
- the LOC131959981 gene encoding 5-hydroxytryptamine receptor 3A-like, translating into MSQFNIVAAIESCCFLSGGSASKHSVQPDLLDDQQKSNYSFEESGRTSNYSVQGELSDGLLRSNSSFEEDAKSSIGNCTLRDVLRYLKLSKTNENSMVRPGNQGSPTKIDLYVMVFAIIDVNEKDQKFVSYLWIDMIWHDENVTWNPDDFCNITNINVPTEVVWTPDLTIEEMTEKDKALPSPYVWVFNNGKIFQRISMVVTSTCKMEVYKFPFDVQSCNLSFKSVMHSDDHILFLETGSSSLNWSKKMMLTQSEWLFIDMLSNNKTTNNFGVNQKILVYTITMKRRPVLYVANFLLPVLFFFCLDLASFLISETGGEKLSFKVTVLLAITVMQLILNEILPSSSDSVPLVAIYCIGMFGLMMISLFETILVMYLMGKDNEADEDQRLKSEDCEDKRSKVSCCSCCKVLKKWTHCAHVCDVSVDEPPSELLSATKEGSSRELTEESVALEKLSDELKEVIQLLNSREEAGKLGYWTRVAKTINKVFFISYVTVAIVFLVVIFSLWNSEIDK; encoded by the exons ATGTCACAG TTTAACATTGTTGCTGCAATTGAATCATGCTGTTTTCTGTCAGGTGGAAGTGCCTCAAAACACTCAGTGCAACCAGACCTTCTAGATGATCAACAGAAGTCCAATTACAGCTTTGAGGAAA GTGGAAGGACCTCAAATTACTCAGTGCAAGGAGAACTTTCTGATGGCCTACTGAGGTCCAATTCCAGCTTTGAGGAAG ATGCGAAGTCCTCCATAGGTAACTGCACTCTGCGGGATGTTTTAAGGTACCTGAAATTGAGCAAAACCAATGAGAACTCCATGGTACGGCCTGGTAATCAAGGATCTCCCACAAAGATAGACCTGTATGTAATGGTCTTTGCCATTATAGATGTG aaTGAGAAGGATCAGAAATTTGTTTCCTACCTTTGGATTGATATG ATTTGGCACGACGAAAACGTAACTTGGAATCCTGATGACTTCTGTAATATTACAAACATTAATGTTCCTACTGAAGTCGTGTGGACCCCAGATCTTACAATTGAAGAGAT GACAGAGAAGGATAAGGCCCTGCCGAGTCCCTATGTCTGGGTTTTCAATAACGGTAAAATCTTTCAAAGGATCAGCATGGTGGTGACCAGCACCTGCAAGATGGAAGTTTACAAATTTCCTTTTGATGTTCAGAGTTGCAACCTGTCTTTCAAATCTGTCATGCACTCTG ATGATCATATACTATTTTTAGAAACTGGTTCTTCTTCATTGAATTGGTCTAAGAAGATGATGCTGACACAGTCAGAGTGGCTTTTCATTGACATGTTGTCCAACAACAAAACTACTAACAACTTTGGCGTCAACCAAAAGATCTTGGTTTACACT ATCACCATGAAGAGGCGGCCTGTCCTCTATGTCGCCAACTTCTTGCTCCCGGTCctgttcttcttctgtctggacTTGGCCTCCTTCCTGATCTCAGAGACTGGGGGAGAGAAGCTCAGCTTCAAGGTCACTGTGCTGCTCGCTATAACTGTGATGCAGCTTATTCTCAATGAGATTCTGCCCTCCTCTTCAGACAGCGTTCCACTTGTTG CTATCTACTGCATTGGGATGTTTGGTTTGATGATGATCAGCCTCTTTGAGACTATTTTGGTGATGTATCTGATGGGGAAAGACAACGAGGCAGATGAAGACCAAAGACTAAAGAGTGAGGATTGTGAAGATAAACGGAGCAAagtcagctgctgcagctgctgtaaAG TGCTGAAGAAATGGACCCACTGTGCTCATGTCTGTGATGTGTCTGTTGACGAACCTCCATCTGAACTGCTGTCAGCAACCAAAGAG GGCAGCAGCAGAGAACTGACGGAGGAGTCCGTTGCCTTGGAGAAGCTCTCAGATGAGCTGAAGGAGGTGATTCAGCTCCTTAACAGCAGGGAGGAAGCAGGGAAGCTCGGCTACTGGACCAGAGTGGCTAAAACAATCAACAAAGTTTTCTTCATTTCCTATGTCACAGTAGCCATTGTGTTCTTAGTTGTTATCTTTTCATTATGGAACAGTGAAATAGACAAGTAG